A region from the Dehalococcoides mccartyi CG5 genome encodes:
- a CDS encoding TldD/PmbA family protein produces MTELRNIAHELSQQLYHYRADYLEIHLEESTSSYISYRGQNLDTAGRGSDLGGNVRALVNGGWGFVSFNSLDDIRKRIDLAIHQASLAGSTQSQFASAPSVTYAQTDELSQSSVERPLEDKKRILDEYKDLIWQTKGIKTSFIRFSDGYRRRFYVNSRGSVIEQSRSDINFNATAIASGDGELQQSNISVGSRGNYNAITGLHSQIKDMTEHAVKLLSAPKVKGGEYTVILDPILAGVFVHEAFGHLSEADHIYENPQMREVMVLGKKFGPKILNIIDNPTMPDLRGSYKYDDEGVAATKNYLIREGKLTGRLHSRETAAKMNEPLSGNARAISYRYAPIVRMSNTYIEPGVSTLEEMLDGVKEGIYVKNWYGGTTSMEMFTFSSGEAYMIRDGKIAEALRPVVLSGNVFDTLHNIDMIGNDLDMNQGGGCGKSGQSPLPVSNGSPHIRIQKCLVGGA; encoded by the coding sequence TTGACTGAACTCCGAAATATTGCCCACGAGCTTTCTCAACAGCTATACCACTACCGGGCAGACTATCTGGAAATCCACCTGGAAGAGAGCACCAGCAGTTATATCTCTTACCGAGGGCAAAATCTGGATACTGCCGGACGCGGCAGTGACCTGGGCGGCAACGTTCGGGCACTGGTAAATGGCGGCTGGGGTTTTGTAAGCTTTAACAGTCTGGATGATATCCGCAAGCGGATAGATCTGGCTATTCATCAGGCCTCTCTGGCCGGTTCCACCCAGAGCCAGTTCGCATCTGCACCTTCAGTTACCTATGCCCAGACGGACGAACTATCCCAGAGTTCGGTGGAACGCCCGCTTGAAGACAAAAAACGGATACTGGACGAATACAAAGACCTTATCTGGCAGACTAAGGGTATAAAAACCTCGTTTATCCGCTTTTCAGACGGCTATCGCCGCCGTTTTTATGTAAACTCCCGCGGGAGCGTTATAGAACAATCACGCTCAGATATAAATTTTAACGCCACCGCCATTGCGTCTGGAGATGGTGAACTCCAGCAGTCAAATATCTCGGTGGGCAGCCGCGGCAACTACAACGCCATAACCGGGCTTCACTCCCAGATAAAAGACATGACCGAACATGCCGTAAAACTCCTCTCCGCCCCAAAGGTAAAAGGCGGTGAATATACCGTAATACTTGACCCCATACTGGCGGGAGTGTTTGTCCACGAGGCCTTCGGGCATTTATCGGAAGCAGACCATATATATGAAAACCCCCAGATGCGTGAAGTAATGGTCTTAGGCAAAAAATTCGGTCCGAAAATACTGAATATCATAGACAACCCCACCATGCCTGACCTTCGGGGCAGCTATAAATACGATGATGAAGGGGTAGCCGCAACCAAGAATTATCTTATCCGCGAGGGCAAGCTTACCGGACGCCTTCATTCGCGAGAGACCGCCGCCAAGATGAATGAACCCCTCTCCGGTAACGCCAGAGCCATATCTTACCGCTATGCCCCCATTGTGCGCATGAGCAATACCTATATAGAACCCGGCGTATCCACTCTGGAAGAAATGCTGGACGGGGTAAAAGAAGGCATTTATGTAAAGAATTGGTACGGCGGAACCACCAGCATGGAAATGTTTACCTTCTCCTCAGGGGAAGCCTATATGATAAGGGACGGCAAGATAGCCGAAGCATTAAGGCCGGTAGTTCTGTCCGGGAACGTATTTGATACTCTGCATAATATAGATATGATAGGCAATGACCTGGATATGAATCAGGGCGGCGGCTGCGGCAAGAGCGGTCAGTCTCCCCTGCCGGTTTCAAACGGCTCACCCCATATCCGTATTCAGAAATGCCTGGTAGGTGGTGCCTGA
- the glmM gene encoding phosphoglucosamine mutase: protein MGLFGTSGIRRVVDDRLMEIALKVGFSVGKRYRRVVLAGDSRTSTPAIKRILSGALVAAGADVIDIGLVPTPTLAFIARDFDAGLMVTASHNPAEYNGIKFLNPDGSAFSYLQQQEITKDVESSRSPSLKWDSFGQINAFPCTVEKHMEHILSYLPDKCRLKVVVDCGGGAASVITPWLLQRMGSRVISLNDTTHGFFPHPPEPLAENLTGLIQTVRESDADLGIAHDGDADRMVAVDKHGNFISGDKMLVVFARAAKADKVVTTLDASMSVEEMGFKVIRTAIGDNYVSEELKRQGNFGGEPCGAWVFPESSLCPDGIYAAARLLNLVSRQPLAELISDIPEYSMKRGSVAGGGLNLSLVEESLQCLNPLSSSLLDGIKLNLKDGWLLIRPSGTEPKIRLTAEAKTPEQCETIYQTGLKCLKSCLSREK from the coding sequence ATGGGATTATTCGGAACTTCCGGCATCCGCCGCGTGGTGGATGACCGTTTGATGGAAATAGCTCTTAAGGTGGGGTTTTCTGTAGGGAAACGCTATCGTAGAGTAGTTTTGGCGGGTGACAGCCGTACTTCTACACCGGCTATCAAGCGTATACTGAGCGGGGCTTTGGTTGCCGCCGGGGCAGATGTGATTGACATCGGATTGGTGCCGACACCTACTTTGGCCTTTATTGCCAGAGATTTTGATGCAGGGCTGATGGTGACTGCTTCGCACAATCCGGCTGAATACAACGGTATTAAGTTTCTCAATCCTGACGGCTCGGCTTTCAGTTATCTGCAGCAGCAGGAAATAACCAAAGATGTGGAATCAAGCCGTTCTCCCTCCCTCAAATGGGACAGTTTCGGCCAGATAAATGCTTTTCCGTGTACAGTTGAAAAGCATATGGAACATATACTTAGCTACCTGCCGGACAAATGCCGCCTTAAAGTGGTGGTGGATTGCGGCGGCGGGGCAGCATCCGTGATAACCCCATGGCTGCTTCAGCGTATGGGCAGCCGGGTGATTTCCCTGAATGATACTACCCATGGGTTTTTCCCTCACCCGCCTGAGCCATTGGCTGAAAACCTTACCGGGCTTATCCAGACAGTTAGGGAAAGTGATGCCGATTTGGGTATTGCCCATGACGGTGATGCTGACCGGATGGTGGCGGTGGATAAACACGGCAACTTTATCTCCGGTGACAAAATGCTGGTGGTTTTTGCCAGAGCGGCCAAGGCGGATAAAGTGGTTACCACTCTTGACGCTTCCATGTCAGTAGAGGAGATGGGTTTTAAAGTTATACGAACAGCTATAGGTGACAACTACGTCTCAGAAGAGCTTAAGAGGCAGGGTAATTTCGGGGGTGAACCCTGCGGTGCATGGGTCTTCCCTGAAAGCTCTCTTTGCCCTGACGGTATTTATGCCGCCGCCAGATTGTTAAATCTGGTTTCACGCCAGCCCTTGGCGGAACTGATTTCAGATATACCGGAATACTCCATGAAGCGGGGGAGTGTGGCCGGTGGCGGTTTGAATTTGTCTCTGGTAGAGGAATCACTTCAGTGCCTGAATCCGCTTTCATCCAGCTTGCTGGACGGGATTAAACTCAATCTTAAAGATGGCTGGCTGCTTATCCGCCCTTCGGGTACAGAGCCTAAAATCCGCCTGACGGCAGAAGCCAAAACTCCTGAACAGTGCGAAACTATTTATCAAACAGGTCTTAAATGCCTGAAGAGCTGTCTTTCCCGGGAGAAATAA
- the glmU gene encoding bifunctional sugar-1-phosphate nucleotidylyltransferase/acetyltransferase, which produces MKAVILAAGEGSRMRPLTFTRPKVMLPIAGKPILEHLLMEVSAAGIKEFVLVVGYRDEQVRSYFADGAKWGVKISYCQQTRQLGTAHALKQLENQLEGNFLVMNGDILAESADISALAAGSETTLSVLEVSDPSSLGVLETDGDRVRCIHEKSANPPANLANAGLYLFTPRIFKAISDTPLSPRGEYEITSSIQLLIDNGTEVGYRRLVYWQDVSYPWDLLDVNASMLKNLAPCVYGTVEENVVIKGTVEIGEGSLVRSGAYIEGPVLIGKNCDIGPNCYIRPSTSIGDNCRVGASVEIKNSIIMDNTKIPHLNYVGDSVIGQNCNLGAGTKLANLRFDGADIIAGGVNTRRRKLGAVLGDGVETGINVSLNPGVLIGSGSRIGPGAVVSGLVEPNSYIG; this is translated from the coding sequence ATGAAGGCAGTCATATTGGCGGCAGGCGAAGGCAGCCGCATGCGTCCCCTGACCTTTACCCGTCCCAAGGTTATGCTTCCCATTGCGGGCAAGCCTATTTTGGAGCACCTTTTGATGGAGGTCAGCGCCGCCGGTATAAAAGAATTTGTACTGGTAGTGGGTTACCGTGATGAGCAGGTGCGTTCATATTTTGCGGATGGTGCAAAATGGGGCGTAAAAATCAGCTATTGCCAGCAGACCCGCCAGCTTGGCACTGCCCATGCCCTGAAACAGCTTGAAAATCAGCTTGAGGGCAATTTTCTGGTTATGAACGGGGATATACTGGCTGAGTCAGCTGATATTTCCGCTCTGGCCGCAGGTTCTGAAACTACTCTTAGTGTGCTTGAGGTATCAGACCCAAGCAGTCTGGGAGTGCTTGAAACAGACGGGGACAGAGTAAGATGCATCCATGAAAAGTCTGCCAATCCCCCTGCTAATCTGGCAAATGCCGGTCTTTACCTGTTTACCCCAAGGATATTTAAAGCTATTTCCGACACTCCCCTCTCACCGCGGGGTGAATATGAAATAACCTCATCTATCCAGCTTCTTATTGATAACGGCACAGAGGTAGGTTACCGCCGTCTTGTTTACTGGCAGGACGTCAGCTACCCGTGGGATTTGCTGGATGTAAATGCTTCCATGCTTAAAAACCTTGCCCCTTGTGTATATGGTACAGTAGAGGAAAATGTGGTTATCAAGGGGACGGTGGAAATAGGCGAAGGCAGCCTTGTCCGTTCGGGTGCATATATAGAAGGGCCGGTATTAATCGGCAAAAACTGTGACATAGGTCCGAACTGTTATATCCGCCCCTCTACCTCCATAGGGGATAATTGCCGGGTTGGGGCTTCGGTTGAGATAAAAAACTCTATTATTATGGATAACACCAAAATCCCCCACCTTAATTACGTGGGGGACAGTGTTATCGGGCAAAACTGCAATCTGGGTGCCGGAACCAAGCTGGCAAATCTGCGTTTTGACGGAGCAGATATTATTGCCGGAGGTGTCAATACCCGCCGCCGTAAGCTGGGGGCTGTACTGGGAGACGGGGTTGAAACCGGTATTAACGTAAGCCTTAATCCGGGCGTCCTTATAGGCTCCGGCAGCCGTATAGGACCCGGTGCGGTTGTGAGCGGGCTTGTTGAGCCGAACTCATATATCGGATAA
- the glmU gene encoding bifunctional sugar-1-phosphate nucleotidylyltransferase/acetyltransferase produces MKQAVILAAGEGQRLRPFTASKSKVMLSIAGKPLLEYVIESLAQNGIRDIILVVGYKRERIFDYLGQGGRFGVQISYVQQPNQLGTAHALRQVKDKIKGDFLVLNGDQLIKPSTIREFVKQPPQAVMVKAINGEDPSRYGVVTSSGGLLTSIEEKPSIAKSNFINTGIYSFSRAVFDYIGEHLDMPVVLQSMLKDGLDIHVAESQGAWLDIVYPWDMLKLNAVVSAELKPGVAGTIESGVVMKGPVRIGKNTVIRSNSYIVGPVIIGEGCDIGPSVCIYPSTSIADNVTVAPFSQIKNSLIYSGNSIGVASVIEDSVIDRGCVICGQFSAPSAEIETRINDGLHKIKVGTMMGEGCTVGNAVVLQSGTVVGNSTRIAPLRTLSGNIPDGSLVV; encoded by the coding sequence ATGAAACAGGCAGTTATACTGGCGGCTGGTGAGGGACAACGCCTGCGGCCTTTTACCGCCAGCAAATCAAAGGTGATGCTGTCTATTGCGGGCAAGCCCCTGCTTGAGTATGTTATTGAATCCCTTGCCCAAAACGGCATTCGGGATATTATTCTGGTAGTGGGCTACAAACGGGAACGTATATTTGACTATTTAGGGCAGGGCGGGCGTTTTGGAGTACAGATAAGCTATGTCCAGCAGCCAAACCAGCTGGGTACAGCCCATGCCCTCAGACAGGTAAAAGATAAAATAAAAGGGGATTTTCTGGTTCTGAATGGAGATCAGCTTATCAAGCCGTCAACTATAAGGGAGTTTGTAAAACAGCCGCCGCAGGCAGTTATGGTAAAAGCCATAAACGGCGAAGACCCCAGCCGTTACGGGGTAGTAACTTCTTCGGGCGGACTTCTAACCTCCATAGAGGAAAAACCCAGCATAGCCAAAAGCAATTTTATAAATACCGGCATTTACTCTTTTTCAAGGGCAGTGTTTGACTATATTGGTGAGCATCTGGATATGCCGGTGGTGCTGCAGTCCATGCTCAAAGACGGGCTGGATATACATGTAGCAGAAAGCCAAGGAGCCTGGCTGGATATAGTCTACCCTTGGGATATGCTAAAACTTAATGCGGTGGTATCAGCCGAACTTAAACCCGGAGTAGCCGGCACTATTGAAAGCGGCGTGGTTATGAAGGGGCCGGTGCGGATTGGCAAGAATACGGTTATCCGTTCAAATTCGTATATCGTGGGGCCGGTAATAATAGGTGAAGGCTGTGATATAGGCCCGAGTGTCTGTATTTACCCTTCCACCAGTATTGCAGATAATGTAACAGTAGCTCCCTTCAGCCAGATAAAGAATAGCTTGATTTACAGCGGCAACAGTATCGGAGTGGCTTCGGTTATTGAAGATTCGGTCATAGACCGGGGTTGTGTGATTTGCGGCCAGTTCAGTGCTCCCTCCGCCGAGATAGAAACCCGGATAAATGATGGATTACATAAAATAAAAGTCGGGACTATGATGGGTGAAGGCTGCACCGTAGGGAATGCCGTAGTCCTTCAGAGCGGTACAGTAGTGGGCAATTCAACCCGTATAGCTCCTTTGAGAACCCTGTCAGGCAATATTCCTGACGGCAGTCTGGTGGTATAG
- the glmS gene encoding glutamine--fructose-6-phosphate transaminase (isomerizing) — protein MCGIVGYTGKRQAQGVLYDCLCRLEYRGYDSCGIAVNTPEVQVFKDAGKVHDILQNAPLFKGTAGLGHTRWATCGEPTQINAHPHTDCTGKICLVHNGVINNYSQLLKRLEGNGHKIVSDTDTELIAHLIEEYDKGDLEEAVRLAVKEIEGSYALVVMRSGENTLVVVRQDSPLVIGVGDGEYLVASDVPAILGYTNRVIYLDEGDIGTISPDSLKIRRNGGYIVPLVEKVNWTQDESQKAGYSHYMLKEIHEQPRVIQNTLINMPLPESFNKSEILEQSRKTGILFLACGSSYHAALTARYLVEEHLNIPVRLEIASEFNYMHRLLPCKLAVVLTQSGETADVLRAMRRLKQAGCMVVAITNVAGSTAARLADHTIYTQAGPEIGVAATKSFIAQLIVLYALCFAGASAANIRYQDYLSTMRLLPSVVQSILGSHQNIKDAAVEVAKSKSAFFIGRGINYPIALEGALKLKEISYIHAEGYAAGELKHGPFALLSPETPVLALVSRDQTYEAMLTGLREIKVRRAPLIVIGEAGDEQLGQLADRVISLPSFNRLFNPILFTVVLQLLAYYVALELGCSIDTPRNLAKSVTVE, from the coding sequence ATGTGCGGTATTGTGGGGTACACCGGTAAACGGCAGGCACAGGGTGTTCTGTACGATTGTTTGTGCCGGCTGGAATACAGGGGTTATGATTCCTGCGGCATAGCCGTAAACACCCCTGAGGTACAGGTTTTTAAAGATGCAGGTAAAGTCCATGACATACTCCAAAATGCCCCCCTGTTTAAGGGTACAGCCGGTTTGGGGCATACCCGCTGGGCTACCTGCGGTGAACCCACCCAAATAAATGCCCATCCCCATACAGACTGCACCGGTAAAATCTGTCTGGTGCATAATGGGGTAATAAACAATTATTCACAACTGCTGAAACGGCTTGAAGGTAACGGCCATAAGATAGTTTCAGATACGGATACCGAGCTTATTGCCCATTTGATAGAGGAGTACGATAAGGGAGATTTGGAAGAGGCTGTTCGCCTGGCAGTCAAAGAGATAGAGGGTTCGTACGCTCTGGTAGTTATGCGTTCGGGGGAAAATACCCTGGTAGTAGTGCGGCAGGACAGCCCTTTGGTTATAGGGGTAGGTGACGGAGAATATCTGGTAGCTTCAGATGTACCTGCCATTTTGGGGTATACCAACCGGGTTATATATCTGGATGAGGGCGACATTGGCACTATAAGCCCGGACAGCCTGAAAATCCGCCGAAACGGTGGGTATATCGTTCCGTTGGTGGAAAAAGTAAACTGGACTCAGGATGAATCACAGAAAGCCGGCTACAGCCACTATATGCTCAAGGAAATACACGAACAGCCCCGGGTAATTCAAAACACCCTGATAAATATGCCTCTGCCGGAGTCTTTTAACAAATCTGAGATACTGGAGCAGAGCCGCAAAACCGGCATACTTTTTCTGGCCTGCGGCAGTTCCTATCACGCAGCCCTGACTGCCCGTTATCTGGTAGAAGAACATTTGAATATACCTGTTCGGCTGGAGATAGCTTCGGAGTTCAACTATATGCATCGTTTGCTGCCCTGCAAGCTGGCAGTAGTGCTTACCCAGTCCGGTGAAACCGCAGATGTTTTACGGGCGATGCGCCGTTTGAAGCAAGCCGGCTGTATGGTAGTGGCTATCACTAACGTGGCAGGCAGTACTGCTGCCCGTTTGGCAGACCATACTATATATACTCAGGCCGGGCCGGAAATAGGGGTGGCGGCTACCAAGAGTTTTATTGCCCAGCTGATAGTCCTGTATGCTTTGTGTTTTGCCGGTGCATCTGCCGCTAATATCCGTTACCAGGATTATCTAAGCACTATGCGGCTTTTACCCAGTGTTGTCCAGAGCATACTTGGCAGTCATCAGAATATTAAAGATGCGGCAGTAGAAGTAGCCAAGTCTAAAAGTGCTTTTTTTATAGGGCGTGGGATAAACTATCCCATTGCTTTGGAAGGTGCTCTGAAACTTAAAGAGATTTCATACATTCATGCGGAGGGTTATGCGGCAGGGGAACTGAAACACGGGCCGTTTGCTTTGCTTTCTCCGGAAACACCGGTACTGGCGCTGGTAAGCCGTGACCAAACCTATGAAGCTATGCTGACCGGACTCAGGGAAATAAAGGTGCGTCGTGCCCCTCTGATTGTTATAGGTGAAGCCGGAGACGAGCAATTGGGTCAGCTGGCAGACCGGGTGATAAGTCTGCCGTCTTTCAACCGCCTGTTTAATCCGATACTCTTTACAGTAGTACTCCAACTATTGGCTTATTATGTTGCTTTGGAGCTGGGCTGTTCCATAGATACCCCCCGCAACTTGGCTAAGAGTGTCACTGTCGAATAG
- a CDS encoding YbhB/YbcL family Raf kinase inhibitor-like protein produces the protein MLLGSSAFACGEYIPRRFSGLGSNISPPVHWMQLPPDTKSLALVLEDPDTSKAFTHWLIYNIPPNRVGLPEAVPTEPNLPDGVRQGLNSEGETGYTGPYPPPNRVHHYHFRLFALDTELKLKASCHQADLLKAMEGHIIDQTDLTGLFVV, from the coding sequence ATGCTTCTGGGTAGTAGTGCTTTTGCTTGCGGAGAGTATATTCCCCGCCGTTTTTCCGGTTTGGGTAGCAATATTTCACCGCCAGTCCACTGGATGCAACTGCCGCCGGATACTAAAAGTCTGGCTCTTGTATTGGAAGACCCTGACACATCCAAAGCCTTTACCCACTGGCTTATCTACAATATTCCGCCTAACCGTGTTGGTCTGCCTGAAGCTGTCCCTACTGAACCCAACTTGCCGGATGGAGTCCGCCAAGGGCTGAACAGTGAGGGAGAGACAGGTTATACCGGGCCTTATCCCCCGCCCAACCGGGTACACCACTACCATTTCCGTCTCTTTGCTCTGGATACTGAACTTAAGCTGAAGGCCAGTTGCCATCAGGCAGATCTGCTGAAAGCTATGGAAGGGCATATAATTGACCAGACGGATCTTACCGGTCTATTCGTAGTCTGA
- a CDS encoding HAD family hydrolase, with product MIKGVFFDLYNTLIGYQPSREEMTVKLLADMNYPINENDLYLPMNKADEYFYLQNAQKPISLREKPEQFAVWSHYYRIILEEIGIEAKPELINTLISRWKNLKWEMILYEDVIPCLKNLKSRNLKIGLISNADRDMSELFNKTGLNTYLETVVISQEVGVTKPNPLIFQAALRKSGLTAKEVLYIGDQYQVDYIGAMNVGLNPVLLDRRNCYLDLNDCRRISGLGELEYCIDNT from the coding sequence ATGATAAAAGGTGTTTTCTTTGACCTGTACAATACCCTGATAGGCTACCAGCCCAGCCGTGAAGAGATGACCGTTAAACTGCTGGCTGATATGAACTACCCGATAAATGAGAATGACCTCTACCTGCCTATGAACAAGGCGGACGAATATTTTTACCTGCAAAACGCCCAAAAACCCATAAGCCTGCGGGAAAAACCGGAACAGTTTGCGGTCTGGAGCCACTACTACCGGATTATTCTGGAGGAAATAGGCATTGAAGCCAAACCTGAACTCATAAATACCCTTATCAGCCGCTGGAAAAACCTGAAATGGGAAATGATTCTCTATGAAGACGTAATTCCTTGCCTGAAAAATTTAAAGTCCAGAAACCTGAAAATAGGGCTTATTTCAAACGCAGATAGAGATATGTCAGAACTGTTTAACAAGACCGGACTCAATACCTATCTGGAAACAGTGGTCATATCACAGGAGGTGGGCGTAACCAAGCCCAATCCACTTATCTTTCAGGCGGCTCTAAGAAAAAGCGGCCTTACCGCCAAAGAGGTACTATACATAGGTGACCAATATCAGGTAGATTATATAGGAGCTATGAATGTAGGGCTTAATCCTGTATTACTTGACCGGCGTAACTGTTACCTTGATTTAAATGATTGCCGAAGGATAAGCGGTCTGGGTGAACTGGAGTATTGCATAGACAATACTTAG